One Bacillus pseudomycoides genomic region harbors:
- a CDS encoding IS4 family transposase, translating into MHRSIQDELQLFAEELHQYLTPSFLDRLARELDFVQRKRKFSGHDLATICVWISQRVASDSLVRLCSQLHAATGTLISPEGLNKRFNKKAVCFLKHIFSVLLKNKICETSVIPSSSTAYFQRIRILDATIFQVPKHLANVYPGSGGCAQTAGIKIQLEYDLHSGQFLNFQVEPGKNNDKTFGTECLATLRPGDLCIRDLGYYSLDDLDQMDQRGVYYISRLKLNNMVYIKNQFPEYFRNGTVKKQSQYIKVDLEQIMNTLKPGQVYEIKDAYIGKDTKLFTRVIMYRLTEKQLRERRKKQVYTESKKGITYSEKSKRLAGMNIYVTNTPWEIVPMEQIHDFYSLRWQIEIIFKTWKSLFQIHHWQNIKQERLECHVYGKLIAIFLCSSTMFKMRQLILQKKQKELSEYKAIGMIQDHLYILYQAIQQNTQEITKTLIRLFHLLQKNGRKSHRYEKKTVFDILGVVYEYNGLRRQKKSA; encoded by the coding sequence ATGCATCGTTCGATTCAAGATGAATTACAACTATTTGCTGAAGAATTACACCAATATCTTACTCCTTCATTTTTAGACAGACTTGCTAGAGAACTGGATTTTGTACAACGAAAGCGTAAGTTTTCGGGCCACGATTTAGCCACTATCTGTGTTTGGATTAGTCAACGGGTAGCGAGTGATTCTTTAGTTAGACTGTGCAGTCAACTTCATGCAGCTACAGGAACTCTTATTAGTCCGGAAGGACTCAATAAACGTTTCAATAAAAAAGCTGTTTGCTTTTTAAAACATATTTTCTCTGTATTATTAAAAAATAAAATTTGTGAAACATCAGTAATTCCAAGCTCTTCAACCGCTTATTTTCAACGAATTCGTATTTTAGATGCAACGATTTTCCAAGTGCCAAAACATTTAGCTAATGTGTATCCTGGATCAGGTGGTTGTGCACAAACAGCGGGTATAAAAATTCAGTTAGAATATGATTTACACAGTGGACAATTTTTAAATTTTCAAGTTGAACCAGGGAAAAATAATGATAAAACCTTTGGAACAGAGTGTTTAGCGACATTACGTCCTGGAGACCTCTGTATTCGGGACTTAGGCTATTATTCACTGGATGATTTAGATCAAATGGATCAACGTGGTGTGTATTATATATCACGACTCAAATTAAACAATATGGTGTATATCAAAAATCAATTTCCTGAATACTTTCGAAATGGGACAGTAAAAAAACAGTCTCAGTACATCAAAGTTGATTTAGAACAAATTATGAATACCTTAAAACCGGGGCAGGTCTATGAAATAAAAGATGCTTATATTGGAAAAGATACAAAACTATTCACTCGGGTGATTATGTATCGATTAACAGAAAAACAACTTCGTGAACGTAGGAAAAAACAAGTGTATACGGAAAGTAAGAAGGGCATTACATATTCAGAAAAAAGCAAACGATTAGCTGGTATGAACATATATGTTACCAATACACCTTGGGAGATTGTTCCGATGGAACAAATACATGATTTTTACTCTCTCCGCTGGCAAATTGAAATCATTTTTAAAACTTGGAAATCCTTATTTCAAATTCATCATTGGCAAAATATCAAACAAGAGCGGTTAGAATGCCATGTTTATGGAAAGCTCATTGCCATTTTTCTATGTTCTTCTACTATGTTTAAGATGCGACAATTGATTTTACAAAAGAAACAAAAGGAATTAAGCGAATATAAAGCAATTGGAATGATTCAAGATCATTTATACATTTTGTATCAAGCCATACAACAAAACACCCAAGAAATAACAAAGACTCTTATCCGTCTGTTCCACCTTCTACAGAAGAATGGACGGAAATCTCACCGATATGAGAAGAAAACAGTCTTTGATATTTTGGGTGTTGTCTATGAGTATAATGGATTGAGAAGACAAAAGAAATCTGCATAA
- a CDS encoding AraC family transcriptional regulator produces MKIRQGKYEEIKLRGRIPGMIEYLEDTMLSTDFHYSIPPHWHRSIEISLVVYGEVFLYVNGQKKKVSAGEFIFVNSGDVHELEKVKNTSCAVMMLIISYEFLKEVNEDFDKYRFNIKESVVQKTNLQQIFCELKELVISSDDLSYIKINSLIYEIVYILLRYFKDGENVDNDFQLGNRQKQMITYIYEHYDEELKLKDVARHFFVSEEHFSRMFKKSFGSNFTSFLTRYRLYKAYEDIISSTNSIKDIAIKHGFPNVKSFISQFKGKYGYTPLQYRKNIRSKNDHNCIKYKQQ; encoded by the coding sequence TTGAAAATTAGACAAGGAAAATATGAAGAAATAAAATTACGCGGTAGAATTCCAGGAATGATTGAATATCTAGAGGACACAATGCTTTCAACTGATTTTCACTATTCTATTCCTCCTCACTGGCATAGAAGTATTGAAATTAGCCTAGTAGTATATGGAGAAGTTTTTTTGTATGTGAATGGGCAAAAAAAGAAAGTATCAGCTGGCGAATTTATTTTTGTAAACAGTGGAGATGTTCATGAACTTGAAAAGGTTAAAAATACAAGTTGTGCAGTAATGATGTTAATTATTTCTTATGAATTTCTTAAAGAGGTAAATGAAGATTTTGATAAATATAGATTTAATATAAAAGAATCCGTTGTTCAGAAAACAAACCTTCAACAAATATTTTGTGAATTAAAGGAATTAGTCATAAGTTCTGATGATTTAAGTTATATAAAAATTAATAGTTTGATTTATGAAATCGTTTATATTCTATTGCGATACTTTAAAGATGGGGAGAATGTAGACAATGATTTTCAACTTGGGAATAGACAGAAGCAGATGATTACGTATATTTATGAACATTACGATGAAGAACTCAAACTGAAAGATGTAGCCCGTCATTTTTTTGTAAGTGAAGAACATTTTTCCCGTATGTTCAAAAAATCCTTCGGATCAAATTTCACCTCTTTTTTAACGAGATACAGGCTCTATAAAGCTTATGAAGATATTATCAGTAGTACAAATTCTATAAAAGACATAGCAATAAAACATGGATTTCCAAATGTAAAATCATTTATTTCACAATTCAAGGGGAAATATGGATATACACCATTGCAGTATAGAAAAAATATCAGATCAAAAAATGACCATAATTGCATCAAATATAAACAACAATAA
- a CDS encoding alpha/beta hydrolase, producing the protein MTRKYDLGLLEKIQEKQETIHVQGAEVLVKNIPDCDEKGAMDPRLYKDTKVQMNVMRFMPKNMIKMDDSEKSIKNMRKQFNSVKSVPIVTKDINITHKTVKAEDGYGIPIRIYTSISKRENAPILYFIHGGGFMAGSPDVIEELVKLIVEKTDILAISVDYRLAPENPFPIGHTDCYTTLKWIYENADTLGGDKNNIFVAGDSAGGNLTQYCTTRDMEDGGKCVKGQLLLYPTLNMCDYEDEFYSWSIDKYEIAPKYKKGLEKMLNIMHSMVGNMSEILGTQKTNSKYLSPYVDVSPDYPSTFITVGEHDFLTIECLAYAAKLTKKGVETETVLYRGLGHAYGDNVGVYPQSEDLAIEMGNFILKHSER; encoded by the coding sequence ATGACTAGAAAATATGACTTAGGCCTTTTAGAAAAAATTCAAGAAAAACAAGAAACCATCCATGTACAAGGGGCAGAAGTCTTAGTAAAAAATATACCAGATTGCGATGAAAAAGGAGCGATGGATCCACGTCTTTATAAAGACACAAAGGTTCAAATGAATGTAATGAGGTTTATGCCTAAAAACATGATAAAAATGGATGATTCTGAAAAATCGATAAAGAATATGCGAAAACAATTTAATAGTGTTAAAAGTGTTCCCATTGTCACTAAAGACATTAATATTACGCATAAAACAGTTAAAGCAGAAGATGGGTATGGTATTCCAATCAGAATTTATACCAGTATTTCTAAACGAGAGAATGCGCCAATTTTATACTTTATTCATGGTGGAGGATTCATGGCTGGATCACCAGATGTGATAGAAGAACTTGTGAAATTGATAGTAGAAAAAACAGATATACTAGCTATTTCTGTGGATTATCGATTAGCTCCAGAAAATCCTTTTCCAATTGGGCATACAGATTGTTACACCACTTTAAAGTGGATTTATGAGAATGCTGACACATTAGGTGGTGATAAAAATAATATCTTTGTGGCAGGTGATAGTGCAGGAGGAAACTTAACGCAATATTGTACAACCAGAGATATGGAAGATGGTGGGAAGTGCGTTAAGGGACAGTTACTTCTGTATCCTACACTTAATATGTGTGACTATGAGGATGAATTTTATTCTTGGAGTATAGACAAGTATGAAATTGCTCCTAAGTATAAAAAAGGATTAGAAAAAATGCTGAATATAATGCATTCAATGGTCGGGAATATGTCAGAAATACTTGGTACTCAAAAAACTAATTCTAAATATTTAAGTCCATATGTTGATGTATCCCCAGACTATCCAAGTACATTTATTACGGTCGGAGAACATGATTTTTTAACGATAGAATGTTTAGCGTATGCAGCTAAATTGACTAAAAAAGGAGTTGAAACTGAGACAGTCCTCTATCGTGGTTTAGGGCACGCTTACGGAGATAATGTAGGTGTCTATCCTCAAAGTGAGGATTTAGCAATTGAGATGGGGAATTTTATATTAAAACATAGTGAGAGGTAA
- a CDS encoding phosphatase PAP2 family protein, whose amino-acid sequence MKNRNVILISIFAILLFIFAFTDLQISHSLYQPTNKIALFLQVVGEIPAMLIALFSSMYLFKTRKNKGSRGYYLAGIGYGVVILLFAFIASFMLVHNLTISKFLIPIFMSGLIVACYMIAKSWSNYDDARLRDIALIGLLSVVIVLITFNLMKLGWGRERYRHMVSIGSFDGFSKWFIPQGSAQSDEFMSFPSGHSANSALVIWLSLLPGYFASLKNKKIVIWICILMWMILVPISRIVVGAHFASDVTIGFAISLIVFMSLKKIMWSDKKKINVSSIHKQIGK is encoded by the coding sequence ATGAAAAATAGAAACGTAATATTAATTTCAATTTTCGCTATTTTACTATTTATCTTTGCATTTACCGACCTACAGATATCCCATAGTTTATATCAACCAACTAATAAAATTGCTCTTTTTTTACAAGTTGTAGGAGAAATTCCAGCGATGCTTATTGCTTTATTTTCTAGTATGTATTTATTTAAAACTAGAAAGAATAAAGGTTCAAGAGGATATTATCTTGCTGGAATTGGCTATGGCGTAGTCATTCTTTTGTTCGCTTTTATAGCTTCATTTATGCTAGTACATAATTTAACCATCTCAAAATTCTTAATACCGATTTTTATGAGTGGTTTAATTGTAGCCTGTTATATGATTGCCAAATCATGGAGTAATTATGATGATGCAAGATTAAGGGATATTGCATTAATTGGATTATTAAGCGTAGTTATTGTGTTAATTACATTTAATCTAATGAAACTAGGGTGGGGTAGAGAACGTTATCGTCATATGGTTTCTATTGGATCTTTTGACGGATTTTCAAAATGGTTTATACCTCAAGGAAGTGCCCAAAGTGATGAATTTATGTCATTTCCTTCAGGGCATAGTGCTAATTCAGCGTTGGTCATTTGGTTGAGTTTATTACCAGGATATTTCGCTTCATTAAAAAATAAAAAAATAGTTATTTGGATTTGCATTCTTATGTGGATGATATTAGTACCAATTAGTCGTATTGTAGTAGGGGCTCATTTTGCTTCAGATGTTACAATTGGATTTGCTATTTCATTAATTGTTTTTATGTCTCTGAAAAAAATTATGTGGAGCGATAAGAAAAAAATTAATGTATCAAGTATTCATAAACAGATAGGCAAATAA
- a CDS encoding undecaprenyl-diphosphatase → MSFSQFNIDIFRAINDLGKQYSFLNSAMVFLAEYMVYIFGLIIIAYWFTGSRKSRMMVIQAMAAFVIAEVIGKIAGKFHLNYQPFAVLPDVNKLVDHAVDNSFPSDHTILFFSICFSFWLVRKKTGWLWLILAFCVAISRIWVGVHYPFDVAVGALIGCVSALFSYWLVPKFSFIKQLLTLYERVEKHVLPSKNKSKGF, encoded by the coding sequence CTGTCTTTTTCTCAATTCAATATTGATATTTTTCGAGCAATTAATGATTTAGGTAAACAATATTCATTCCTAAACTCAGCCATGGTATTTTTGGCAGAATATATGGTATATATTTTTGGTTTAATTATTATAGCTTATTGGTTTACCGGGTCCAGAAAAAGTAGGATGATGGTTATTCAAGCGATGGCTGCTTTTGTGATTGCTGAGGTGATTGGAAAAATAGCAGGGAAATTTCATTTGAATTATCAACCGTTTGCAGTATTGCCTGATGTTAATAAACTTGTCGACCATGCTGTAGATAATTCATTTCCTAGTGACCATACGATTCTCTTTTTTTCGATTTGTTTTTCGTTTTGGCTTGTTCGTAAAAAGACTGGATGGTTATGGCTTATACTTGCATTTTGTGTAGCGATCTCTCGTATTTGGGTAGGGGTTCATTATCCTTTTGATGTTGCAGTAGGGGCTTTAATAGGATGTGTTTCAGCGTTATTTTCGTATTGGTTAGTACCGAAATTTTCTTTTATCAAGCAATTGCTTACTCTATATGAAAGAGTAGAGAAACATGTTTTACCATCCAAAAACAAATCAAAGGGATTTTGA
- a CDS encoding IS6 family transposase, giving the protein MGYFKGKQFKQAIILVAVGYYCRFSLSYRDVTEILKERGVSVHPTTIMRWVHEYGNLIYQIWKKKKKNVHLSWKLDETYIKVKGKWCYLYRAIYKEGHTLDIQLRKKRNNQAAYAFMKRLVKIFGEPTVLTTDKAPALLCAFKKLKEKGFYKSTVHCTVKHMNNRIEQDHRHVKRRFARSSGFQTLRHASRTIKGIETIHALYKQRRSLQIGSAFSVYNELQELLMVV; this is encoded by the coding sequence ATGGGATATTTTAAAGGAAAACAATTCAAACAAGCTATTATTTTAGTAGCCGTCGGCTACTATTGTCGTTTTTCTTTAAGCTATCGCGATGTAACTGAAATACTGAAGGAACGTGGGGTGTCTGTTCACCCAACAACCATCATGCGCTGGGTTCATGAATATGGTAACTTAATCTATCAAATATGGAAGAAGAAAAAGAAGAACGTACACTTATCTTGGAAACTGGATGAAACCTATATAAAAGTCAAAGGAAAATGGTGTTATTTATATCGTGCGATTTATAAAGAAGGCCATACGCTTGATATTCAACTTCGTAAAAAGCGAAATAATCAGGCGGCATATGCCTTTATGAAAAGATTGGTTAAAATTTTTGGGGAACCAACGGTTCTGACAACAGATAAGGCGCCAGCGTTACTTTGTGCATTTAAAAAGTTAAAGGAGAAAGGATTTTACAAAAGCACCGTTCATTGTACCGTTAAACATATGAATAATCGTATAGAACAAGACCACCGACATGTGAAACGTCGTTTTGCTAGGTCATCGGGATTTCAAACTCTCCGGCATGCTTCTCGTACAATAAAAGGTATTGAAACCATTCATGCCCTATACAAACAAAGGCGAAGTCTTCAAATAGGCTCCGCCTTTTCGGTGTATAACGAATTACAGGAATTATTAATGGTTGTATAA
- a CDS encoding VOC family protein: MKNWVQFRFARPTDKFEEVISFYETGLGLNRIGEFQNHEGYDGVMFGLPDEEYHLEFTRHVNGSPCPAPTKDNLLVFYMPNKDEIEKITNRLNKMGYHEVEPENPYWIEKGTTIEDPDGWRIVLMNAVG; encoded by the coding sequence ATGAAGAATTGGGTTCAGTTTAGATTTGCAAGACCAACAGATAAATTTGAAGAAGTTATAAGTTTTTATGAAACAGGATTAGGTTTAAACCGTATAGGGGAGTTTCAAAATCATGAAGGATACGACGGGGTCATGTTTGGATTACCTGATGAAGAGTATCATTTAGAGTTCACAAGGCATGTTAATGGAAGTCCATGTCCTGCGCCGACAAAAGATAATTTACTAGTTTTTTATATGCCTAATAAAGATGAAATTGAAAAAATAACGAATCGGTTAAATAAAATGGGCTATCATGAAGTTGAACCGGAAAATCCGTATTGGATAGAGAAGGGAACGACGATAGAAGATCCGGATGGTTGGAGAATTGTACTCATGAATGCAGTTGGATAA
- the hfq gene encoding RNA chaperone Hfq has translation MFNLQEDMYEQLKGKKEEVTLFLKSGVPIRGQIFVTDKFTVLMMVHGKQQLIYKQAISTIAT, from the coding sequence ATGTTTAATTTACAAGAAGACATGTATGAACAATTGAAAGGTAAAAAAGAAGAAGTCACTTTATTTTTAAAGAGTGGGGTTCCAATACGTGGGCAAATCTTTGTAACAGATAAATTTACCGTCCTAATGATGGTTCATGGTAAGCAACAACTAATCTACAAACAAGCAATCTCTACAATTGCTACGTAA
- a CDS encoding STAS/SEC14 domain-containing protein translates to MRFLRIIVTKGDDSKLSKQNISTTVLGDLIVTHLIGKIKTDDVYEWFNGFEQVCQQFISEGRKYKLLVDRKGYTPDHFSVQKAWKDKFFNETILNHSKAIAFLLEEGKIMNYLQQSNTKESVKFFDDYEQALIWLNEYPI, encoded by the coding sequence ATGAGATTTTTACGCATAATTGTAACTAAGGGAGATGATTCCAAGTTGAGTAAACAGAATATCAGCACAACAGTTTTAGGAGATTTAATTGTTACCCATCTAATTGGCAAGATTAAAACAGATGATGTTTATGAATGGTTTAATGGCTTCGAGCAGGTTTGTCAGCAATTCATTTCCGAGGGTCGGAAATACAAATTGTTGGTGGATAGAAAAGGATACACGCCAGATCATTTTTCTGTTCAAAAAGCATGGAAAGATAAGTTCTTCAATGAAACCATTTTGAATCACAGTAAGGCAATTGCGTTTCTCCTTGAAGAAGGGAAGATAATGAATTATTTACAACAATCCAATACAAAAGAATCCGTAAAATTTTTTGATGATTATGAACAAGCATTAATTTGGTTGAATGAATATCCAATATAA
- a CDS encoding HU family DNA-binding protein: MNKTELINHVAGKASLSKKDATASVQAIFDQITQTLAKGDSVQLIGFGTFEVRERSARTGRNPQTGEEMHIPGGKVPGFKAGKNLKEAVK, from the coding sequence ATGAACAAAACAGAATTAATTAACCACGTAGCGGGGAAAGCATCCCTATCTAAAAAAGATGCGACTGCATCTGTGCAAGCCATATTTGATCAGATTACACAAACTCTAGCAAAAGGAGATTCGGTACAATTAATTGGATTCGGTACATTTGAAGTGCGTGAACGTTCAGCACGTACAGGACGTAATCCTCAAACGGGGGAAGAAATGCATATTCCAGGAGGAAAAGTACCTGGATTTAAAGCGGGGAAAAACTTAAAAGAGGCTGTAAAGTAA
- a CDS encoding AbrB/MazE/SpoVT family DNA-binding domain-containing protein, protein MKSTGVTRKLDQLGRIVIPMELRRTLEIEEKTPLEIYVEGEKIILKKYEAHGACAITGEVSDKNISLANGKINLSPEGAKCLINELEKYLVK, encoded by the coding sequence ATGAAATCAACAGGAGTAACTCGAAAATTAGATCAATTAGGACGTATAGTTATACCAATGGAGTTAAGGCGCACGCTGGAAATTGAAGAAAAGACACCATTAGAGATTTATGTAGAAGGTGAAAAGATTATCTTGAAAAAATATGAAGCGCATGGTGCTTGTGCAATAACAGGAGAAGTATCTGATAAGAATATTTCTCTTGCAAATGGAAAAATCAACTTAAGTCCTGAAGGGGCAAAATGTTTAATAAATGAATTAGAAAAGTACTTAGTGAAATAA
- a CDS encoding IS4 family transposase: protein MNLSIQNEFYLFAEELQQHLSPHVLQQLAQETGFVKRKSKYGARDLAALCIWISQHIASDSLTRLCSQLYANTATLMSPEGLNQRFNPAAVAFLREVFTSLLTQKLCSNHSLSAHLISTFNRIRILDATVFQLSDHFATDYQGSGGSSNTAGVKIQLEYDLLSGQFLNVQLGAGKNNDKTYGTICLETVEAGDLCLRDLGYFDLGDLQTIHDKEAYYISRLKLNTRIYIKNPEPEYFNNGTLKKQTEYIQLDMTQMMSDLIPGETIEIPEAYIGQNQKLPARVIIHRLTDDQMQTRLKNQAIREKKKGIVMKDKSKRLMGMNVYITNTSLEDVPTSYVHSLYSLRWQIEILFKTWKSFFEIDECKNIKRERLECHLYGQLIGILLCSSTMFQMRQFLLEKKKQELSEYKAIYMIKDYFPLLFQAMAVGTEELLKILHRLYQLLKKNGRKCHRYKKMTVFDILGIVYKTTVKHRQAA from the coding sequence ATGAATCTATCGATTCAAAATGAGTTTTATTTATTCGCTGAAGAACTACAGCAACACCTATCTCCACATGTTCTTCAACAACTCGCACAGGAGACAGGATTTGTAAAACGTAAAAGTAAGTATGGCGCACGAGATTTAGCTGCTTTATGTATTTGGATCAGTCAACATATAGCAAGCGATTCTCTTACTCGATTATGTAGTCAGCTTTATGCAAATACAGCTACACTCATGAGTCCAGAAGGACTGAATCAACGCTTTAATCCAGCAGCTGTCGCATTTCTTCGAGAAGTCTTTACTTCTCTTCTCACACAAAAACTCTGTTCAAATCACTCACTTTCTGCACACTTAATCTCTACTTTCAATCGTATCCGTATTTTAGATGCAACAGTGTTTCAACTGTCTGACCATTTTGCCACTGACTATCAAGGTTCAGGTGGGAGTAGTAATACGGCAGGCGTGAAAATCCAATTGGAATATGATTTACTTAGTGGTCAATTTCTTAACGTGCAGCTTGGAGCAGGAAAGAATAATGATAAAACATACGGTACCATCTGCCTTGAAACCGTAGAGGCGGGCGATTTGTGTTTACGTGATCTTGGTTACTTCGATTTAGGAGACTTACAAACCATTCATGATAAAGAGGCTTACTATATCTCGCGGTTGAAGTTGAATACACGCATCTATATCAAGAACCCTGAACCAGAATACTTCAACAATGGTACGTTAAAAAAACAAACAGAATACATCCAGCTTGACATGACACAAATGATGTCTGATCTAATCCCTGGCGAAACGATAGAAATCCCCGAGGCATACATTGGCCAAAACCAAAAGCTTCCAGCACGTGTCATTATTCATCGTTTAACCGATGATCAAATGCAAACACGTTTGAAAAACCAAGCAATACGTGAAAAGAAGAAAGGCATTGTCATGAAGGATAAAAGTAAACGTTTAATGGGCATGAATGTATATATCACGAACACATCGCTAGAAGACGTACCGACGAGCTACGTACATTCATTATATTCACTTCGTTGGCAGATTGAAATTTTGTTTAAAACGTGGAAGTCATTCTTTGAAATTGATGAATGTAAAAATATAAAAAGAGAACGCCTAGAGTGCCATTTATATGGACAACTCATCGGCATCCTCCTCTGTTCTTCTACGATGTTTCAAATGCGTCAGTTTCTGCTTGAAAAGAAAAAGCAGGAGCTTAGTGAATACAAAGCGATTTATATGATTAAAGATTACTTTCCGTTACTCTTTCAAGCAATGGCTGTTGGAACCGAAGAACTTTTAAAAATTCTGCATCGCCTTTATCAACTGCTCAAAAAGAACGGTCGTAAATGTCATAGGTATAAGAAGATGACCGTTTTTGATATTCTAGGGATTGTGTATAAAACGACGGTGAAGCATAGACAAGCTGCCTAG
- a CDS encoding DJ-1/PfpI family protein, with amino-acid sequence MKIAIVCFDNFTDIDVFLPWDLLNRVRLVGGISDWNVQLLGTAKTHISMSGLRIPMTGSISDIPSADAVIFGSGKGVQDLYKNQEYLNSIHVDPQRQLIGSMCSGSLLLGAKKLLTGKKATTYPSVVEQLKEFDVDVIEQSFVNEGNISTAAGCFAAQDLSAWIIRTLINEDMVDTVLETVQPVGKGLYF; translated from the coding sequence ATGAAAATTGCAATAGTCTGTTTCGATAACTTTACTGATATAGATGTTTTTTTACCATGGGATTTATTAAATCGTGTACGTTTAGTTGGCGGTATTTCTGATTGGAATGTCCAACTATTAGGAACGGCAAAAACTCATATATCCATGTCTGGCTTACGTATTCCCATGACAGGAAGCATATCTGATATTCCTTCTGCTGACGCTGTAATATTTGGAAGTGGTAAGGGTGTACAAGATTTATATAAAAATCAAGAATATCTTAATAGCATTCATGTAGATCCTCAAAGACAATTAATAGGCTCTATGTGTTCTGGTTCACTACTACTAGGAGCTAAAAAATTGTTAACTGGCAAAAAAGCAACTACATATCCATCCGTAGTAGAACAGCTAAAAGAATTTGATGTAGACGTTATTGAACAAAGTTTCGTAAACGAAGGAAATATCTCGACTGCTGCAGGTTGTTTTGCTGCACAAGATCTCTCAGCTTGGATTATAAGAACCCTAATTAATGAAGACATGGTTGACACTGTGTTAGAAACTGTTCAGCCAGTGGGCAAAGGTTTATATTTTTAA
- a CDS encoding DUF1572 family protein, giving the protein MFCTRTKKRAEKAIDQLTEQDLHWRPNSESNSIAIIIKHLSGNMHSRWTNFLTTDGEKEYRDRDGEFIDTVIEKKELLEILEKGWFLLFKTIKELQTEDLLKIITIRNNPLTVLEAIQIEIAHCSNHLGQILYIGKQIKGSEWEILSILKGKSQTFR; this is encoded by the coding sequence ATTTTTTGCACCAGAACCAAGAAACGTGCTGAGAAAGCTATAGATCAGTTAACAGAGCAAGATTTACATTGGCGCCCTAACAGTGAATCCAATAGTATCGCAATCATTATAAAACATCTAAGTGGAAATATGCATTCAAGATGGACTAATTTCTTAACAACAGATGGCGAAAAAGAATATAGAGATCGTGATGGTGAATTTATTGATACGGTCATTGAAAAAAAAGAATTACTTGAAATTTTGGAAAAAGGATGGTTTCTTTTATTTAAAACCATTAAAGAGTTACAAACTGAAGACTTACTAAAGATTATAACAATTAGAAATAACCCATTAACCGTCCTAGAAGCAATTCAAATTGAAATAGCGCACTGTAGTAATCATTTAGGTCAAATTCTATACATTGGTAAACAAATAAAAGGTTCAGAGTGGGAAATATTAAGTATTCTGAAAGGAAAATCTCAAACTTTTAGATAA
- a CDS encoding DUF3967 domain-containing protein encodes MDREEPYKKTYSLADIARMLGKPRTTLQAWRDQFKPYLPTVAGTKGRTLRYEQEALELFKLIANMKDAQEPPEIIEQMLKQNVDYIVVEESDEDDEITKPIIQTMYESMKEVSIYFQEQKAMNMELLQRIDHLEQTNHILLNKIDEQQKNIDGKINNRDQQLLEVVREIQETKKLVASTQQEKSWFAKLFKK; translated from the coding sequence ATGGATAGGGAAGAACCTTATAAGAAAACATATTCCCTTGCAGATATAGCAAGAATGCTTGGGAAGCCACGGACAACCCTTCAGGCCTGGCGGGATCAATTCAAACCATATTTACCAACCGTCGCTGGGACGAAGGGGCGAACACTGAGATATGAACAGGAAGCATTAGAGCTGTTTAAATTAATTGCTAATATGAAAGATGCACAAGAGCCACCAGAAATAATAGAACAGATGTTAAAACAAAACGTAGATTATATTGTAGTAGAAGAGAGCGATGAAGACGATGAAATAACGAAGCCAATTATTCAGACAATGTATGAAAGTATGAAGGAGGTTTCTATATATTTTCAAGAACAAAAAGCCATGAACATGGAACTTTTACAGCGCATAGATCATTTAGAACAAACTAATCATATATTATTGAATAAGATTGATGAACAACAAAAGAATATTGATGGGAAAATAAATAACAGAGATCAACAGCTATTAGAAGTAGTTCGTGAAATACAAGAAACTAAGAAGTTAGTTGCATCTACTCAACAAGAAAAATCATGGTTCGCTAAATTATTTAAAAAATAA